A stretch of DNA from Henriciella sp. AS95:
GCCTTCAAGCTCCGCCAAGTCGGCGCGCTCGCCCTCCATGTCGTCGAGATACTTAAGGAACATGATCCAGCTGGTCTGTTCGGCATAGTCCAGCTCTGAGGCGACGCCCTGCTCGGTACGCAGCGCCTTGTCGATATTGTTGAAGGCGTTTTCGAACATCCCAAGCCTTTGTCATCTCAAATGGAACTTCGCCATAGAATGGGAATCGGTATGACGGGGCAAGCCGTTCAGATTGCGAAGCGCACAGGAATTAGCTGACAGTCAGCTGGCGAACGCGCGGGCGGAAGACGCGGTGCATCGCGTCGAGCTTGTCCTTGAGCCAAGCATAGTATTGCGGCCAGAAGTCTGTATCGAGTGGGTCATCTACGCGCTTTTCGATGATGAGGCGACAGGCCTTTCGATCGGGCAGTTCCCGCCAGTCCAGTTGAAAGCCAAGTTCGGCTTCAATCTCGTCTCTGTGTTGAAGCAGCTCGGCAAAGTAAGCTTTGGCGAAATCGTCATTCATATACAGTTCGGCAGCGATCAGTGAATCTGCGGTGTTGTGTAGGGCTCCCAGAAGAAATCCTGATCGACCGATGCTGAAGTTCGTCCAGTGTTGCGGATAGGCTTTTTGTGACCGCAGCGAGCTTCCATGTTCTTGCAGGTAGACGGCAAAGTCTGTCCAGAATTGGAGTTGAGCGGCTTTCGTTTCTGTGAGTGCGTCAGACTTGATGCGGCGCGCAGCATCAGAAACGGAGCGGCTCCAGTCGTTTGGCCGAGAGATGATGTTGAATTTCGGCGCGGCCGGGCTGTCTCCGATCCGCCAGAGTTCGACCTCAAGCCCAAAGAAGCTGAAATGGTCGTCCGTGATTTCGTTCAGCCAATCAAGCGCCGCGCGGTGTTCTTCGCTGAAGCGTGCTGCGATCCAGACAATGGTTACGGCCTGAAGGCCTGATGCATAAGTCAGCAGCTGACCAAGGTGGGAATGATCGGTTCGCTCAAGCTGGTTTTCTATCAGCACCCATGAGCCATCATCTGAACTACGACAGAGAATGTCAGCACGGAACGGACCGACTCTTTTCTCTTCAGCTTCGAGCTCAAGTTCCATGCCCAGTGTTTCAG
This window harbors:
- a CDS encoding DUF4268 domain-containing protein encodes the protein MSTLGRLEKVDLREIWRTEDQDFTPWLAREDNLAVLSETLGMELELEAEEKRVGPFRADILCRSSDDGSWVLIENQLERTDHSHLGQLLTYASGLQAVTIVWIAARFSEEHRAALDWLNEITDDHFSFFGLEVELWRIGDSPAAPKFNIISRPNDWSRSVSDAARRIKSDALTETKAAQLQFWTDFAVYLQEHGSSLRSQKAYPQHWTNFSIGRSGFLLGALHNTADSLIAAELYMNDDFAKAYFAELLQHRDEIEAELGFQLDWRELPDRKACRLIIEKRVDDPLDTDFWPQYYAWLKDKLDAMHRVFRPRVRQLTVS